A single genomic interval of Oryza sativa Japonica Group chromosome 7, ASM3414082v1 harbors:
- the LOC4343640 gene encoding uncharacterized protein isoform X1 produces the protein MTKFAFSLMLEMDDLEVKNDEEYQMDPIEIKDGEEHSIEMLVEQPRFLEPICPEEVNEDTRVYPRVGDEYQVEIPNLATEEERMKLRSCPVDDSGIFGFDYPVGVGLAIPVTWTQKTSDHVKKEQTGFSGRSSCSSQDECNSHVTEDIPRNVPGCKVECDEHDEKLLKSAEQDINCLQNGKASDYIPLPGMTHYSWTDEEAQTFLLGLYIFGKNLVQVTKFLQCKTMGEVLSYYYGEFFRSDSYNRWAACRKVRSRRCILGLRIFSGTRQQELLSRMLAGIAREVQHPLLEVFKTFNEGTSTFEEFILSLRSTVGARVLVEAVGIGKGKYDLTGFALDPSRNHGISTRAEIPIGKACSSLSSGDIIKFLTGDFRLSKAKSNDLFWEAVWPRLLARGWHSEQPKDSSLVGKHALVFLIPGVKKFSRKKLVRGNHYFDSVSDVLSKVASEPRLLEFGVEGSNGEGGFKIENGWIHDAELEKSTVTDKKSSCYTRPSEPGCSPELMKFTVVDTSVVQGEEPCKVRSLRNLPTDASHGYMSSPHSEDSGSDSSEEHSDSEDSSQSYEHINTNQNKTGAKYVNEKKCKPPTGDRMDIDVLQKNSTFAGTMTSTNGHMSFDQGFSLMNNACSSTATILPVGTQRVHATNSSTEINFQFDQRVTPEPQIFLAASVAKRRRLVSCKNERTGRRNTAANKRQHGKQVDTAQHDVSKSNEASAGAKPFIWGSIPNSSTTINFDMSNIHLCHKQYNVPPTDEKMVLKEKSQDKHVIDLNIPQVPSDYESAVSYIVPSSDKNTHTMDRSIHSSETNRMDDCLPDINASCNGLLSEQRRQSTRSRPPTTRALEALACGFIGTKQKGAEGNFPSSSRSSRPVRRPRRLTDGAVSFPSDGEGSSSHFTDSAIIVNEWHMTNRQYQVLDNTPTDKSTDNRTRELFGADKSADKGTREFFGADKSADKGTREFFGADKSADKGTREFFGADKSADKGSHELFGIP, from the exons ATGACAAAATTTGCTTTCTCACTGATGCTTGAG atggATGATCTTGAAGTAAAAAATGATGAAGAGTACCAG ATGGATCCTATTGAAATCAAGGATGGTGAAGAGCATTCAATAGAGATGCTTGTTGAGCAGCCACGGTTTCTAGAGCCCATATGTCCTGAAGAGGTTAATGAAGATACACGAGTGTACCCACGTGTGGGGGATGAGTACCAGGTGGAAATTCCAAATCTAGCAACAGAAGAGGAACGCATGAAACTAAGGTCATGTCCAGTTGATGACAGTGGAATTTTCGGTTTTGATTATCCTGTTGGTGTGGGACTAGCTATTCCAGTCACATGGACCCAAAAAACAAGCGATCATGTAAAAAAAGAGCAGACAGGATTCTCAGGACGCAGTTCATGTTCTTCACAAGATGAATGTAATAGCCACGTCACAGAAGATATTCCTAGAAATGTTCCAGGCTGTAAAGTTGAATGTGATGAGCATGATGAGAAACTTCTAAAATCTGCTGAACAAGATATTAACTGCTTACAAAATGGGAAAGCCAGTGATTATATTCCTCTGCCAGGAATGACACATTATTCCTGGACTGATGAAGAAGCACAAACTTTTCTTCTTGGTCTATATATTTTTGGCAAAAATCTTGTTCAGGTGACAAAATTTTTGCAATGTAAGACAATGGGAGAAGTTCTATCCTATTACTACGGAGAGTTCTTCAGGTCTGATTCATATAATCGATGGGCTGCATGTAGAAAAGTAAGAAGCCGGAGATGTATACTTGGGTTGCGCATATTTTCTGGTACAAGACAGCAGGAACTGCTGTCACGTATGCTTGCTGGTATAGCAAGGGAAGTTCAACATCCTTTGTTGGAG GTCTTTAAAACATTCAACGAGGGAACATCTACCTTTGAGGAGTTTATTTTGTCCTTAAGGTCCACAGTTGGCGCACGAGTTCTTGTAGAGGCAGTTGGAATTGGCAAGGGAAAATATGACTTGACTGGATTTGCATTAGATCCTAGTAGAAACCATGGTATCTCAACACGTGCAGAAATCCCTATCGGCAAGGCTTGCTCATCGCTTTCATCTGGAGACATCATAAAGTTTTTGACTGGTGATTTCAGACTAAGCAAGGCAAAATCTAATGATCTATTCTGGGAGGCTGTCTGGCCTCGCCTGCTTGCAAGAGGGTGGCACTCGGAGCAGCCTAAGGATTCTTCTCTAGTTGGCAAGCATGCTTTAGTGTTCCTCATTCCAGGCGTAAAGAAATTTTCTAGAAAGAAGCTTGTCAGAGGAAATCATTATTTTGATTCTGTTAGTGATGTGTTAAGCAAAGTTGCATCAGAACCAAGACTGCTTGAATTTGGAGTTGAGGGTAGTAATGGTGAAGGTGGGTTCAAGATTGAAAATGGATGGATCCATGATGCTGAACTTGAGAAAAGCACAGTTACTGACAAGAAATCTTCTTGTTATACCCGGCCCAGTGAACCTGGGTGTTCACCAGAGCTAATGAAATTTACTGTGGTGGATACTAGTGTTGTTCAAGGAGAAGAACCATGCAAGGTGAGGTCCCTAAGAAATCTACCTACAGATGCCAGTCATGGTTACATGTCTTCACCACATTCAGAAGATTCTGGGAGTGACAGTTCAGAAGAACACTCTGACTCAGAGGACAGCTCTCAGTCTTATGAACATATAAATACAAATCAAAACAAGACAGGTGCTAAGTATGTCAATGAGAAGAAATGTAAACCACCAACAGGTGATAGGATGGATATTGATGTACTTCAGAAGAATTCTACTTTCGCAGGCACAATGACATCAACCAATGGTCACATGTCATTTGATCAAGGTTTCAGCTTAATGAATAATGCCTGTTCCTCAACTGCAACTATTCTTCCTGTCGGTACTCAAAGGGTCCATGCTACTAATTCTTCCACTGAAATAAACTTTCAGTTTGATCAAAGGGTAACTCCTGAGCCCCAGATTTTCTTAGCAGCATCTGTTGCAAAGAGAAGGAGGTTAGTATCTTGTAAGAATGAGAGAACTGGACGCAGAAATACTGCTGCCAATAAAAGACAGCATGGGAAGCAAGTTGACACCGCACAACATGATGTGTCTAAATCAAATGAAGCAAGCGCAGGGGCTAAGCCTTTCATATGGGGTTCAATTCCGAACTCATCAACTACCATAAACTTTGACATGAGTAACATTCATTTATGTCACAAGCAGTACAATGTGCCCCCTACCGATGAAAAAATGGTACTCAAGGAAAAGTCCCAAGATAAGCATGTTATTGATCTGAATATTCCACAAGTGCCTTCTGATTATGAGTCAGCTGTGAGCTACATCGTGCCTTCTTCTGACAAGAATACACATACAATGGATAGATCTATACATTCTTCTGAAACCAACAGGATGGATGACTGTCTTCCAGACATCAATGCCTCCTGTAATGGGCTATTGAGTGAGCAGAGGAGGCAGAGTACCAGAAGCCGCCCACCAACAACCCGAGCTCTGGAAGCTCTTGCTTGTGGCTTTATTGGGACAAAGCAGAAGGGCGCGGAAGGAAACTTCCCATCTTCAAGCAGGAGCAGCAGACCTGTCCGGCGACCACGGAGATTAACTGATGGTGCAGTGTCATTTCCTTCTGATGGTGAGGGAAGTAGTTCTCATTTTACCGATTCAGCCATTATTGTCAATGAATGGCACATGACTAACCGTCAGTATCAAGTCCTTGACAACACCCCCACAGATAAGTCCACTGATAACAGGACTCGTGAATTGTTTGGGGCAGACAAATCTGCTGATAAAGGGACTCGTGAATTTTTTGGGGCAGACAAATCTGCTGATAAAGGGACTCGTGAATTTTTTGGGGCAGACAAATCTGCTGATAAAGGGACTCGTGAATTTTTTGGGGCAGACAAATCTGCTGATAAAGGTAGTCATGAATTATTTGGCATACCTTAG
- the LOC4343640 gene encoding uncharacterized protein isoform X2: MDDLEVKNDEEYQMDPIEIKDGEEHSIEMLVEQPRFLEPICPEEVNEDTRVYPRVGDEYQVEIPNLATEEERMKLRSCPVDDSGIFGFDYPVGVGLAIPVTWTQKTSDHVKKEQTGFSGRSSCSSQDECNSHVTEDIPRNVPGCKVECDEHDEKLLKSAEQDINCLQNGKASDYIPLPGMTHYSWTDEEAQTFLLGLYIFGKNLVQVTKFLQCKTMGEVLSYYYGEFFRSDSYNRWAACRKVRSRRCILGLRIFSGTRQQELLSRMLAGIAREVQHPLLEVFKTFNEGTSTFEEFILSLRSTVGARVLVEAVGIGKGKYDLTGFALDPSRNHGISTRAEIPIGKACSSLSSGDIIKFLTGDFRLSKAKSNDLFWEAVWPRLLARGWHSEQPKDSSLVGKHALVFLIPGVKKFSRKKLVRGNHYFDSVSDVLSKVASEPRLLEFGVEGSNGEGGFKIENGWIHDAELEKSTVTDKKSSCYTRPSEPGCSPELMKFTVVDTSVVQGEEPCKVRSLRNLPTDASHGYMSSPHSEDSGSDSSEEHSDSEDSSQSYEHINTNQNKTGAKYVNEKKCKPPTGDRMDIDVLQKNSTFAGTMTSTNGHMSFDQGFSLMNNACSSTATILPVGTQRVHATNSSTEINFQFDQRVTPEPQIFLAASVAKRRRLVSCKNERTGRRNTAANKRQHGKQVDTAQHDVSKSNEASAGAKPFIWGSIPNSSTTINFDMSNIHLCHKQYNVPPTDEKMVLKEKSQDKHVIDLNIPQVPSDYESAVSYIVPSSDKNTHTMDRSIHSSETNRMDDCLPDINASCNGLLSEQRRQSTRSRPPTTRALEALACGFIGTKQKGAEGNFPSSSRSSRPVRRPRRLTDGAVSFPSDGEGSSSHFTDSAIIVNEWHMTNRQYQVLDNTPTDKSTDNRTRELFGADKSADKGTREFFGADKSADKGTREFFGADKSADKGTREFFGADKSADKGSHELFGIP; this comes from the exons atggATGATCTTGAAGTAAAAAATGATGAAGAGTACCAG ATGGATCCTATTGAAATCAAGGATGGTGAAGAGCATTCAATAGAGATGCTTGTTGAGCAGCCACGGTTTCTAGAGCCCATATGTCCTGAAGAGGTTAATGAAGATACACGAGTGTACCCACGTGTGGGGGATGAGTACCAGGTGGAAATTCCAAATCTAGCAACAGAAGAGGAACGCATGAAACTAAGGTCATGTCCAGTTGATGACAGTGGAATTTTCGGTTTTGATTATCCTGTTGGTGTGGGACTAGCTATTCCAGTCACATGGACCCAAAAAACAAGCGATCATGTAAAAAAAGAGCAGACAGGATTCTCAGGACGCAGTTCATGTTCTTCACAAGATGAATGTAATAGCCACGTCACAGAAGATATTCCTAGAAATGTTCCAGGCTGTAAAGTTGAATGTGATGAGCATGATGAGAAACTTCTAAAATCTGCTGAACAAGATATTAACTGCTTACAAAATGGGAAAGCCAGTGATTATATTCCTCTGCCAGGAATGACACATTATTCCTGGACTGATGAAGAAGCACAAACTTTTCTTCTTGGTCTATATATTTTTGGCAAAAATCTTGTTCAGGTGACAAAATTTTTGCAATGTAAGACAATGGGAGAAGTTCTATCCTATTACTACGGAGAGTTCTTCAGGTCTGATTCATATAATCGATGGGCTGCATGTAGAAAAGTAAGAAGCCGGAGATGTATACTTGGGTTGCGCATATTTTCTGGTACAAGACAGCAGGAACTGCTGTCACGTATGCTTGCTGGTATAGCAAGGGAAGTTCAACATCCTTTGTTGGAG GTCTTTAAAACATTCAACGAGGGAACATCTACCTTTGAGGAGTTTATTTTGTCCTTAAGGTCCACAGTTGGCGCACGAGTTCTTGTAGAGGCAGTTGGAATTGGCAAGGGAAAATATGACTTGACTGGATTTGCATTAGATCCTAGTAGAAACCATGGTATCTCAACACGTGCAGAAATCCCTATCGGCAAGGCTTGCTCATCGCTTTCATCTGGAGACATCATAAAGTTTTTGACTGGTGATTTCAGACTAAGCAAGGCAAAATCTAATGATCTATTCTGGGAGGCTGTCTGGCCTCGCCTGCTTGCAAGAGGGTGGCACTCGGAGCAGCCTAAGGATTCTTCTCTAGTTGGCAAGCATGCTTTAGTGTTCCTCATTCCAGGCGTAAAGAAATTTTCTAGAAAGAAGCTTGTCAGAGGAAATCATTATTTTGATTCTGTTAGTGATGTGTTAAGCAAAGTTGCATCAGAACCAAGACTGCTTGAATTTGGAGTTGAGGGTAGTAATGGTGAAGGTGGGTTCAAGATTGAAAATGGATGGATCCATGATGCTGAACTTGAGAAAAGCACAGTTACTGACAAGAAATCTTCTTGTTATACCCGGCCCAGTGAACCTGGGTGTTCACCAGAGCTAATGAAATTTACTGTGGTGGATACTAGTGTTGTTCAAGGAGAAGAACCATGCAAGGTGAGGTCCCTAAGAAATCTACCTACAGATGCCAGTCATGGTTACATGTCTTCACCACATTCAGAAGATTCTGGGAGTGACAGTTCAGAAGAACACTCTGACTCAGAGGACAGCTCTCAGTCTTATGAACATATAAATACAAATCAAAACAAGACAGGTGCTAAGTATGTCAATGAGAAGAAATGTAAACCACCAACAGGTGATAGGATGGATATTGATGTACTTCAGAAGAATTCTACTTTCGCAGGCACAATGACATCAACCAATGGTCACATGTCATTTGATCAAGGTTTCAGCTTAATGAATAATGCCTGTTCCTCAACTGCAACTATTCTTCCTGTCGGTACTCAAAGGGTCCATGCTACTAATTCTTCCACTGAAATAAACTTTCAGTTTGATCAAAGGGTAACTCCTGAGCCCCAGATTTTCTTAGCAGCATCTGTTGCAAAGAGAAGGAGGTTAGTATCTTGTAAGAATGAGAGAACTGGACGCAGAAATACTGCTGCCAATAAAAGACAGCATGGGAAGCAAGTTGACACCGCACAACATGATGTGTCTAAATCAAATGAAGCAAGCGCAGGGGCTAAGCCTTTCATATGGGGTTCAATTCCGAACTCATCAACTACCATAAACTTTGACATGAGTAACATTCATTTATGTCACAAGCAGTACAATGTGCCCCCTACCGATGAAAAAATGGTACTCAAGGAAAAGTCCCAAGATAAGCATGTTATTGATCTGAATATTCCACAAGTGCCTTCTGATTATGAGTCAGCTGTGAGCTACATCGTGCCTTCTTCTGACAAGAATACACATACAATGGATAGATCTATACATTCTTCTGAAACCAACAGGATGGATGACTGTCTTCCAGACATCAATGCCTCCTGTAATGGGCTATTGAGTGAGCAGAGGAGGCAGAGTACCAGAAGCCGCCCACCAACAACCCGAGCTCTGGAAGCTCTTGCTTGTGGCTTTATTGGGACAAAGCAGAAGGGCGCGGAAGGAAACTTCCCATCTTCAAGCAGGAGCAGCAGACCTGTCCGGCGACCACGGAGATTAACTGATGGTGCAGTGTCATTTCCTTCTGATGGTGAGGGAAGTAGTTCTCATTTTACCGATTCAGCCATTATTGTCAATGAATGGCACATGACTAACCGTCAGTATCAAGTCCTTGACAACACCCCCACAGATAAGTCCACTGATAACAGGACTCGTGAATTGTTTGGGGCAGACAAATCTGCTGATAAAGGGACTCGTGAATTTTTTGGGGCAGACAAATCTGCTGATAAAGGGACTCGTGAATTTTTTGGGGCAGACAAATCTGCTGATAAAGGGACTCGTGAATTTTTTGGGGCAGACAAATCTGCTGATAAAGGTAGTCATGAATTATTTGGCATACCTTAG